Proteins found in one Actinomycetota bacterium genomic segment:
- a CDS encoding sugar phosphate isomerase/epimerase, whose amino-acid sequence MKTSVSFFTFSQDVDYREAMEESKKAGYDGVEFVLNETDGNLNMKTTDQEVMELKKYATDLGLEVSSVGAWNLWEYNLVSDDKAIASHAKDIIKKQIDVAQICGADTILVIPGYVGTPFAPGIVRYDIAYERAMKAISELAPYAEAAKVAIGIENVWNKFLLSPIEVKSFLDEINSPYVGAYFDIGNIIYIGYPDQWIRILDKHIKKLHFCDCRFDQCGLGMFVDLLEGDVDYVEVMHAIKDIGYDDWAIVEFLPNYKTFPYQSIINAKYSLDTILSIK is encoded by the coding sequence ATGAAAACATCTGTTAGTTTTTTCACCTTCAGTCAGGACGTTGACTATAGGGAAGCTATGGAGGAATCCAAAAAAGCGGGTTATGACGGTGTGGAATTTGTACTCAACGAGACTGATGGAAATCTTAATATGAAAACTACAGACCAAGAGGTAATGGAACTAAAAAAATATGCTACTGACCTCGGTCTGGAAGTAAGCTCGGTAGGGGCCTGGAATCTCTGGGAATACAATTTGGTATCAGATGATAAAGCTATTGCCAGTCATGCCAAAGATATAATTAAAAAGCAGATAGATGTAGCCCAAATATGCGGCGCGGATACCATATTGGTTATACCCGGTTATGTAGGAACCCCTTTTGCTCCGGGCATAGTCCGTTATGATATTGCCTATGAAAGGGCTATGAAGGCCATAAGCGAGCTGGCACCCTATGCAGAGGCAGCCAAGGTGGCCATTGGTATTGAAAATGTTTGGAATAAATTTTTGCTATCTCCTATTGAGGTAAAGAGTTTCTTGGATGAAATAAATTCTCCCTATGTTGGAGCCTATTTTGATATAGGAAATATTATATATATCGGTTATCCTGACCAATGGATCCGGATACTGGATAAACATATAAAGAAGCTGCATTTCTGTGACTGCCGTTTTGATCAATGCGGTCTGGGCATGTTTGTAGATCTACTGGAAGGGGATGTGGACTATGTAGAAGTTATGCATGCCATAAAAGATATTGGATATGATGATTGGGCTATAGTAGAGTTTTTACCTAACTACAAGACTTTCCCTTACCAGTCTATTATCAATGCCAAATACTCATTGGACACTATTCTATCCATCAAATAA
- a CDS encoding M24 family metallopeptidase — protein sequence MGNFNYDQWSNDAKNIAKILSNAPTLDKTKRIKKEEFKQRQSRVIEALQENNIDGAFVYSDEHYNGDVPYLGGNTNISIEPVAGVIGKNGFHLIAGLEGGYIAEQLADRSGSEVHKVEMLKLADEDYPVETERIEDVIEKACGKKPETIGLLTPRAVFPVQIYEFLEQYLGDRERIVDAQELYYKIKYEKSEAEMDLIGDASLICDQMLKGMLAVLRPGMLETQVSAWGYLIGQELGAEEMGFDIMVTANEANRTLIGKALNREIRKGDLVHLGVAPKRDGLTACERVSVVCTEDPDDITDFQKYWLDFIEGAFQTGLQAYKQVAQQNLPAKLQEQALVDYFKSKEDEVEKLIGRKVDLALQKPYTGTHNAGYTECQEFYGAITLNSDNPLGNRIVTMLDVAIRGMGSKWNDIVIPGLDFVLVEKTLGKFGPKVEVLNQLPVNVQSYVGKKY from the coding sequence ATGGGAAATTTTAATTATGATCAATGGAGCAATGATGCTAAAAACATTGCCAAAATATTATCAAATGCGCCTACCCTGGATAAAACCAAGAGAATAAAAAAGGAAGAATTCAAGCAAAGGCAGAGCAGGGTTATAGAGGCCTTGCAGGAAAATAATATAGATGGGGCATTTGTATATTCAGATGAACACTATAATGGCGATGTTCCTTATCTGGGCGGTAATACCAATATCTCCATCGAGCCAGTAGCCGGAGTAATTGGCAAGAACGGATTCCATTTAATTGCTGGACTGGAGGGTGGATATATTGCTGAACAGCTGGCTGACAGGTCAGGTTCTGAAGTGCATAAAGTAGAAATGCTCAAGCTGGCCGACGAGGATTATCCGGTAGAAACGGAAAGAATAGAAGACGTTATTGAAAAAGCCTGCGGGAAAAAGCCTGAAACTATAGGGCTGCTCACTCCCAGGGCGGTTTTTCCAGTGCAAATATATGAGTTTTTGGAGCAATATTTAGGCGACAGGGAAAGAATAGTAGATGCGCAGGAACTTTACTATAAAATTAAATATGAAAAATCTGAAGCCGAAATGGACTTAATAGGGGATGCCAGCTTAATCTGTGACCAGATGTTGAAAGGGATGTTGGCAGTGTTAAGGCCAGGAATGCTGGAGACCCAGGTTTCAGCCTGGGGCTACCTTATAGGCCAGGAATTGGGTGCGGAAGAAATGGGCTTTGATATTATGGTAACCGCCAATGAAGCCAACAGGACACTGATAGGTAAAGCCTTGAACCGTGAGATCAGGAAGGGAGATTTAGTGCACCTGGGGGTAGCTCCCAAAAGGGACGGGCTCACTGCTTGCGAAAGGGTGAGTGTGGTATGCACTGAAGATCCTGATGATATTACTGATTTCCAAAAATACTGGCTGGATTTTATAGAGGGAGCTTTTCAAACAGGCCTGCAGGCATATAAGCAGGTAGCCCAGCAAAATTTACCGGCCAAGCTGCAGGAACAGGCCCTGGTCGATTACTTTAAATCAAAGGAAGATGAAGTGGAGAAATTGATTGGCAGGAAAGTTGATTTAGCCCTCCAAAAGCCTTATACGGGTACCCATAATGCCGGATATACCGAGTGCCAGGAATTCTACGGGGCTATTACCTTAAACTCCGATAATCCTCTAGGAAACAGGATAGTCACCATGCTGGATGTAGCTATAAGGGGGATGGGAAGCAAGTGGAATGATATTGTTATCCCCGGCCTTGATTTTGTGCTGGTAGAGAAAACCCTGGGTAAATTTGGCCCTAAAGTAGAAGTGTTAAACCAGTTGCCGGTAAATGTACAGAGTTATGTCGGAAAGAAGTATTAA
- a CDS encoding protease inhibitor I42 family protein — protein sequence MKKIGLTFIIVLLLFILPACRIPTLNLGMEDNGRDINIELGTNLVITLDSNPTTGYHWVISENSFAPGLILISDQYQSAETGQSCLGECGLQVLTFKAESSSVNTLVLDYLREWEPEPIDSYQLQVYIK from the coding sequence ATGAAAAAGATAGGTTTAACTTTTATTATAGTCCTGCTGCTGTTCATATTGCCTGCCTGCAGGATACCTACCCTTAACCTGGGTATGGAAGATAATGGCAGGGATATTAATATAGAATTGGGAACCAACCTGGTTATTACCCTGGATTCCAACCCTACTACCGGATATCACTGGGTGATATCGGAAAATAGTTTTGCCCCCGGCCTAATCCTCATCAGCGACCAATATCAATCTGCAGAAACCGGACAGTCCTGCCTAGGGGAATGCGGCCTTCAGGTGCTTACTTTTAAGGCAGAGTCAAGCAGTGTCAATACTTTGGTATTAGACTACCTCAGGGAATGGGAACCTGAGCCCATAGACAGTTATCAGCTGCAAGTTTATATAAAATAA
- a CDS encoding DUF853 family protein, whose translation MAETHNLLFAAGKNPIYLTSRMANRHGLIAGATGTGKTVSLKVMAEAFSTIGVPVFLADIKGDVASICNPGAKNPKFEERARKLGAKDYSFQGYPVVLWDVFGKQGHPVRTTISEMGPLILSKLLGLNEVQSGVLNIVFKIADDSGMLLIDLKDIRHMLKFVGDNASKYTLDYGNISTQSIGAIQRGLLTLEEQGGENFFAEPALEINDFLQTDKDGRGQINVLASDQLVQSPALYSAFLLWLLSELFEELPEVGDRPKPKIVFFFDEAHLLFDDAQKILLDKIEQMVRLIRSKGVGVYFVTHHPTDLPESVLSQLGNRVQHALRAFTPKEQKFVNAAADTFRPNPELDVSQVITELKVGDALISFLDIEGRPSMVDRASVLPPRSQLGTITDFQRQELISNSRYYHKYNSTFDRESAYEILQKKIVEQQNLEQAKAKEQKYDYGKKTAKKDTYISKMAKSAATSIGRTVGRELIRGLFGILTKR comes from the coding sequence TTGGCTGAAACCCATAACCTATTATTTGCGGCAGGCAAAAACCCCATTTATTTAACTTCAAGGATGGCAAACCGGCATGGGTTGATAGCCGGCGCTACCGGTACCGGTAAAACCGTTTCCTTGAAAGTAATGGCTGAAGCTTTCAGCACCATCGGGGTACCGGTTTTTTTGGCAGATATAAAGGGGGACGTGGCCAGCATCTGTAACCCGGGAGCTAAAAATCCCAAATTTGAAGAAAGGGCTAGAAAGCTGGGAGCAAAAGATTACAGCTTCCAGGGATATCCCGTAGTATTATGGGATGTATTCGGAAAGCAGGGCCACCCGGTAAGAACCACTATTTCAGAGATGGGGCCTTTAATTTTATCCAAACTGCTGGGCCTTAATGAAGTCCAGAGCGGCGTACTTAACATAGTATTTAAGATAGCAGATGATTCAGGCATGCTGCTGATAGACCTAAAAGATATCAGGCACATGCTAAAATTTGTAGGAGACAATGCTTCCAAATATACATTGGACTACGGTAACATATCTACCCAATCCATAGGGGCTATCCAAAGAGGCCTGCTAACCCTGGAAGAGCAGGGGGGAGAAAACTTCTTTGCCGAACCAGCATTGGAGATTAATGATTTTTTACAAACCGATAAAGATGGCCGGGGCCAAATAAATGTACTAGCCTCAGACCAGCTGGTGCAATCTCCTGCCCTTTATTCTGCTTTTTTGTTATGGCTGCTGTCAGAATTGTTTGAGGAACTGCCGGAAGTAGGAGATAGGCCTAAGCCAAAAATTGTATTTTTCTTTGATGAAGCTCATCTGCTGTTTGACGATGCCCAAAAAATACTCCTGGATAAGATAGAACAAATGGTACGGCTGATTAGATCCAAAGGGGTAGGGGTATACTTTGTTACACACCATCCAACAGATTTACCGGAAAGTGTACTCAGCCAGCTGGGAAACAGGGTCCAGCATGCTTTAAGGGCATTTACCCCCAAGGAACAGAAATTTGTAAATGCTGCCGCAGATACCTTCAGGCCTAACCCTGAGCTGGATGTCAGCCAGGTCATAACTGAGCTTAAGGTAGGCGATGCCCTGATATCCTTTTTAGATATAGAAGGACGCCCTTCTATGGTGGACCGGGCTTCAGTGCTGCCGCCCCGAAGCCAGCTGGGAACCATTACTGATTTTCAGCGGCAGGAACTGATCAGTAATTCCAGGTATTACCATAAATACAATTCAACCTTTGACCGGGAATCTGCCTATGAAATACTGCAGAAAAAAATAGTTGAACAGCAAAACCTGGAACAGGCTAAAGCCAAGGAGCAAAAATACGATTACGGTAAGAAAACTGCTAAAAAAGACACCTATATAAGCAAAATGGCCAAATCTGCGGCTACTTCCATAGGAAGGACAGTAGGCAGGGAATTAATAAGAGGCCTTTTTGGCATATTGACCAAAAGGTAA